From the genome of uncultured Bacteroides sp.:
AATCATTAGAAATAAGTAGTTTACCATCAGAATAATATTCTACTTTACTACCACCAGTTGCGTTTGTAATTTAAACATAATGTGCAAATGTATAAAATAAAGAAATATAATACATATATCTAGTAAAGATTATTATTATTTGATATTATTGGGACATATTAGTATAAAAGAACTTTGTTAATCAACAAAGTTCAAACATAATTTAGGATGTTTAAGAAATGGCTAGTCTCTTTGTACAAAAATAAAAAAAACAGAAGTCCAACATTACAACTTACGCAGGGCATCTGAATTGAACAAATTATGCTCGAAAAGGTGAGGGATGACCCTTTTTGTGAGGGTAAAGTGATGGATAAAAAAGCTACCATCACCCATTATTTCTTTCGTATTCAGCATATTACAACAAAAGAGTGAGGGAGTGATGGTAGCTTTCTGCTTTTCATTTATAGTTTGCAAAACACAAAGAAAATACAGAAAGTTAGTTTCTCTGAAAACCATTCACCAATCTTCCCAGATTATTCACCAATAAAATTCAGCCATTCACCAATGGATTTTATTTATTGGTGAATGGTTTACGGCGTCACTTTTCTGATATTTGTGGTAGTAGTTGATAACACCACTTAATACCGGATTGATTTCATGAGTAATATGTTCCAGCATAGTGTATCTCTTTTATGCAGATGCTAGTTCTGAAGCTTTTTCCCATACTGTTCTTTATTACTTTTCTGAATAACCGCTTATGATTTATTTATTTTTTATTTAGTTAGTATTATGAACACACCCATGCCCCATCAGGATTTTGTTTTGCTCCTGTAAATGCACCACCACAAACCCAAGTACCATCAGGATTTTGTTTTGCTCCTGTAAATTCACCACCACAAACCCAAGTACCGTCTGGGTTCTGTTTTGCTCCTGTGAATGCTCCACCACAAATCCAAGTACCGTCTGGATTCTGTTTTGCTCCTGTAAATGCACCACCACAAACCCAAGTACCGTCTGGGTTCTGTTTTGCTCCTGTGAATGCTCCACCACAAATCCAAGTACCGTCTGGATTCTGTTTTGCTCCTGTAAATCCTTTAATTTTAGTTGTTTCTTCCATGATAGATAATTTTAAATGGTTATTTCTATTTTCTTAATTACGCATAACGACAGATATTAAGGGTATTTGACGGTTTTCGGGAGCATTCACTTTCGCCCTGCGACAAGGTGAATGTAGGCGCAAAACCCGCTAAGTACGAATTTGGCCTACCTATGCGCATAGAGCGGGGGTTATGGGCTAGGCCTTTCTTTGTCATTTTACCAATGTGTCAGGAATTAAATAGAGATTGTTTTTTGCTCTAGATAGGGCTACATATAATTTATTCCTTGTTATTGGTTTTAATTCATTCAATTTGTCTTTTGTATATTGGTCAAGAGTCGTTTTATTTAGTATCGTACAAACATCAAAATACTTATTTTCTCCTTTGCTATCGCCCCAGTTTCGAGAAAAACAATTATACTTGTAATGTTCTTGATAGAATAGCTTTACAATATTTGTGTCATTTAAAAATTCAGTTGCTTTTTCTTTGTCATTAATGAATTCAACTACAGTTTCATCTGTTCTATGAGATTCTATTGCAATTCCTAATTTATCATTAATGAATTTGCAGACAGTTGGACTACAACGAAAACTTTTTGATAGAGTCAATTTGTCTACCTTTAATCCCATTTTTTCGAACTGTTTTATATAGGTTTCAAAATTATCATGTAGAGTAGAATTTGTTTTACCGTCTCTACTTGTATCAAAAGTATGTTGAAAAAAATCACCTACATAAATATGTTCTACTTTTGATTTCGATATAGATTTTAATAGGTTGAAGTCGTTACCACCAAAATCTTGTATTTCATCTATAAATAGATAATCAAAATACTTAGAGATTCGTTCTATAACATTCTTGTCTTCATTTATCTCAATAATAAGTTTCGATATTCTAGAACTATAAAGTCTATCAAATCTATCAATATAATATCCTCTTTTACTACTTTTCACAAATCTGTCAGAATTAGGCTCATAATTAATTCCTTTTGTCTCTAGTTTTTGGTGTAGAAATGGTTTGTAACAAAATCCATATAAAAATGAGTAATAAGAAAAGAGCTTTATATTCTTAGGAAAGTAACCAAATTTTCTAATAATACCAGCCCTCAAGTTATGCACGTTATTATTCGTATAAGTAATTATCAAAAAACGTTTTTCTTCATTGAGTTGGTTTATCAGATATGTTGTTTTACCTGAACCAGCAACTGCAAAAATTATTCGCTTATCCATTCGATTGCATCAGTTATATATTGT
Proteins encoded in this window:
- a CDS encoding AAA family ATPase, encoding MDKRIIFAVAGSGKTTYLINQLNEEKRFLIITYTNNNVHNLRAGIIRKFGYFPKNIKLFSYYSFLYGFCYKPFLHQKLETKGINYEPNSDRFVKSSKRGYYIDRFDRLYSSRISKLIIEINEDKNVIERISKYFDYLFIDEIQDFGGNDFNLLKSISKSKVEHIYVGDFFQHTFDTSRDGKTNSTLHDNFETYIKQFEKMGLKVDKLTLSKSFRCSPTVCKFINDKLGIAIESHRTDETVVEFINDKEKATEFLNDTNIVKLFYQEHYKYNCFSRNWGDSKGENKYFDVCTILNKTTLDQYTKDKLNELKPITRNKLYVALSRAKNNLYLIPDTLVK